TTGTGCAAGCTGAAAAGGTGGTTTTTCAAGGTTAATACAAAGGCTTACATCACGAATCTGAACAATGAACGTATGCCAGAAGAATAAATGGCAAATTCAGCATCGCAATCCTTTGTCAGAGGTGGCAGATGAAGACGGGGCACAGCTGGAGGATGAGAAACTGATCGATATCGATGAAGAGGCGGATCTGATCCAGGCCGAGAGGATTGTGGTGGATGCGGAGGACAGGGATAAAGACTGGAAAAAGCTGAGACGAGAAGAGAAAAACATCGCTGACATGGCTGAGCTGATGCTGGCTATGAACCTGAATGATGCTGAACCACAAGAACCAGCCCAGACCCAGGATCAGGCTCAGGTCCAGAATCAGGCTCAGAATCAGACTGAAGAGGAGGAATGGGAGGTATGAGAATTCATGCATTATTTAACCATTTATACTGgattgaaaaatattaataaacttgTATATACTTGagtaaaatcatatatatatatatatatatatatatatatatatatatatatagacaataattttacatttaattaaatatccaatttaaattatattatttataataactaaTATTAGGTAAACTTTTGAGGAGATTATATTAACTGAGATGACATGGAACtaattgcaaaaagcatttgtACCAGCGCAGGACTATTTATAACAAACTGAAGATGGTAAACGCcaattaagcatttttttaaagaatttcaattgatttaaaaatgaatgttatAATTGATCTTTGGATGTAGGtctcagaatttttttaaaattttaaataaaaaaaatatgacattgtatttatatttaaatagagtATGaactttttacagttttttttttacaatcactataacagttttttaaatacatttaccaAGTTTCCTTAACTCTTAACGCACCAACACACCTAAAACACACAATTGGCAAAAAGGTTAATTTCATGCTCAAAATCACACATTGTAAACTAAACCCCAAAACtaattttcaaaatacattaataaactaATACAATACACTATGTCTAACAAAACACTGCAAACATGTTTCAAAATCGAATAATTATTCAAAACACTGTTCTCTTCCAACAGGAACATTTAGTCAATCATGACActatgacaaaacaaaaacaaaacaacaacactatCATCAGCTAAAATTACAGAAactgcattattttatgtgtcaGGCCTGTGTTGAAGCCtctctacatttttgttttgttgggtttagtaaatgcatgcattttgtttcttttgctgCAGAAATTCAATACAAAAAAATGAATGACCATCTCAGAGTAGCtttataaaatgtacagtttatgtaaaaaaaataaataaatacagacacaGGATTGCTGCAGTAAAGACTTTATTTGCAACAGGATATTAGAAAAGGAGCGAAAACAAAAATATGAGAAAAGAAATGCAATACAGctctcatttatttatattttatgtcattatgtgaaaatactaaatttacagcacagaaaaatatttttacttgaaaATATGTTACGCTGTCATTTCATATTGATTGTAAAGCATTGCTgtgcaccgtgtgtgtgtgttgttgtgagGAGCTCAGTGCTACTGTTCTGCTGATGTGTGCTTAGATTCAAGGCcaccagaaaagaaaaatgaagcATATGGCTAAAAAAGAGCTGAGGAAGACTTCAGCTATGAGTGAGGAAGAAGAAACACAAATCAGCAATGTGTGGATCCTCAGTCTGAAAGACAGATGGAGACTGTatcggtaagacacacacactcacacacatgtttgttttagtgaaaattggggacatcccataggtgtaatggtttttataatgtagaaactgtatattctatggcccttcaccaaccctacacctaaccctaaccctcacaggaaactttgtgcatttttactttctcaaaaaaactcattctgtatgatttataagtgttttgaaaaatggggacatgggttatgtcctcataagtcaccctctccttgtaataactgtgtcatacccatgtcattatacagagttgtgtcctgatatgtcacaaaaacatgcccacacacacacacacacagacgtttgttttttgtgaaaaaatttttgtgttcatcccataggcgtaatggtttttatactgtacaaactgtatattctatggccctacaccaaccctacacctaaacctaaccctaaccctacccctaacctgcacacacacacacacacacacacacattccctgcACTAGATGGCAGCATTTACCTACAAACTTCTTAATGCCACTCCAGTGAACTAACAAGATtcaaaatgcaaaacataaacCAGCTAGATTAGATTCATGCTATTAACATCTTTCTTTTCTCCTTCAGTCTTTGGGTTTTGCGCTATCGGAGTGATCTTCGCACTAAGGCCCTCGCCTCTGAGCAGGACTATCAGGACGCAGCGGAGAGGCTCAATGAAATCCGGCGTCGTGAGGATCTGTGTGTGCTGCAACAGGCTCTGGTCGTGGGTATGACCACCACAGGAGCGGCTAAATACAGACAGGCTCTACAGGAGCTGCAGCCCAGATTGGTGATAGTGGAGGAGGCGGCGGAGGTGTTGGAGGCGCACACCATCACCACCCTCAGCAAAGCCTGCCAACACCTCATACTGATCGGAGATCACCAACAGGTAGAAAGCCCTtcagttatttgaaatataattacattagATATTTGTAATGTGTAAACAACCATGATGTTAATGCTATTTTAATCTGCACAGTTGAGGCCTAGTGCAACAGTGTACGACCTTGCGAAGAATTTCAATTTGGAGGTGTCTATGTTTGAGAGGCTTGTCAGAGTCAACTTTCCATTTGTGCGCCTTAACTACCAGGTtagtttctgttcatttccatttAAGGGTagtgctttattttacagtccttttccaaatgtacatactatgtacttgttatagtaattaaaataactgGGTAATAACTAGGACTTAGACCTGAACCCTAAAATTGGTACTCACCGTGAACCTAACCCTCATCCTAATACAAATTTCTTGATATTTACTCAACCCCATGTTATCCAGGATctaaatgtctttctttcttctgtcgaAAGGAAATTTGGGTTTTTGGAGTAATTTTCTCCTTATAGTGGACTTAAATATGGATCAATgtgttgaaggtccaaattgcaggtTAAAATTGCAAAGGAATTagggtcttatctagcaaaaTTACAATAATTTCCCCCCAAAAAGAGCCCTTTGATGTTTCATTGAAACTGCAGTTCGGACAAATCCAAAAAAATCAAgaaatgttttccacaaaaacctAAATTGcttttcaactaaaaaaaaaattgctttttcaACTGAAGATAGAAAAACATGAACATCTTTGATGAGTAGATTATCAGAAAATGTTTAATCCTTGAAGAGTCAACCAATCCTTCAACCCACCTTATACTACTAGTTCTTGggcaagtacactataagtacatgtactgtaaaataaagcgtAAACCCTAACCATAACCCATTTGGTTACCTTATATTATCAGTACTTTCTTAGACAAGAACACTGTAAGTATAagtaagtactgtaaaatagtgtAACCCCTAACCCATGTATTTACTCATTATTAGTAGTACTTTCAAGAAAGAACACTGTAAGTATAGGTAAGAGcacaaattataataaagtgtaacccatatgatttcatatttattgaTGTCAGTCATTTTTCTAGTGAATCGCGCAACATAAATAACAATCCTGTTCTGTatatttcttttgaaatgaattCTAGCATCGCATGAGGCCAAGCATCGCTCGCCTGTTGACTCCTCATATCTATGAAACTCTGGAAAACCACCCTTCTGTGCTTGAGTATGACAATGTTAAGGTAAGTCATTTAAGCAAATACAATTGCAAAaccttttattataatattacataagCCTAGACACTTATCACAGTTTGCCTAAAAAGTAAATGATGTACTATTATACACCTGACACTTGCATCTTATGGTCTACAGGGGCTTTTgacaaatctcttttttgtgGATCATGGTCACTATGAGCAAGAGATTAAGGATGGACGGAGCCACCAGAACCCTCATGAGGCGCAGTTTGTGGTCGCGCTTTGCCGCTATTTGCTGCTCCAGGGCTACAAGCCTTCCCAGATCACCATTCTGACAACATACACCGGACAGCTTTACTGTCTGCGTAATCTAATGCCCTCTCAGAAGTTTGCTGGAGTTAAAGTCCATGTCGTTGACAAATATCAAGGGGAGGAGAACGATATTATCATATTGTCTCTGGTGCGCAGCAATCTACAGAGGAAAGTTGGCTTCCTGAACATATCAAACCGTGTATGTGTTGCCCTTTCGCGTGCTAAGATGGGTCTGTATTGTATCGGAAATATGGAAATGCTCAGCTCCGTTAAGCTGTGGAGCAACATCCTTCACACTCTGAGAGAGCAAGGACAAGTGGGTCGTGCTTTGACGCTAAGTTGTCAGAACCATCCGGATAAACAGATCCTTGTATCCTGCAGTGATGACTTCAAAGGTGCTCCTGAAGGTGGTTGCGATCAGCCCTGCGATTACCGCCTGGATTGTGGCCATGTCTGCACCCGTATGTGCCACCCATACGATGCTGAGCACAAGAAATACAAGTGCACTAAGGACTGCCCTAAGGTGCTTTGTGAGCTGGGCCACAGATGTACACGTCGCTGTCACCAAGAATGCGGTAAATGCCAGGTACGTGTAGACAAGATAATTCCATCATGCAAGCACAATCAGAAGGTGCCTTGCCACCAAGACCCTGAAACATTTGTCTGTCAAGAGCCTTGCCAAAAGACCCTCCCATGCGGCCATCCCTGCAAGACAGCGTGTGGAGTGACCTGCACCACTCAATGCATAGTAAAAGTTGAAATGCAGCTGAAATGTGGACATATGCAGGAAGAACCATGCCACATTTCCAGAGACCACAAAAGAGAGCCAAACTGTAGATCTAAATGTGGCACCACCTTGAAATGTGGCCACTCTTGCCCGGGAACTTGCTATGGATGCTGTCAAGGTCGCCTGCACAAAGCATGCACCCACAAATGCCAAGAAACCCTGGTGTGTTCTCATAGGTGTCGGGAACCTTGTGTAAGAGATTGTCCACCATGTTCGGTTCGCTGTGAGAACCGTTGCGTCCACAGCGTCTGCATGAAGACTTGTGGTCAGCCTTGCACCCCTTGCAATGAACCCTGCGAATGGCAGTGCCCTCACCACAGCTGTACCAAGCTGTGTCACGAACCATGCGACCGTCCGCCTTGTTCTGTTCCCTGTAACAACACCTTGCCTTGCGGACATCTTTGCATAGGTCTCTGTGGAGACCCTTGTCCCAATAAGTGTCGCATTTGCGATAAGGATGAGGTCACAGAGATCTTCTTCGGCAATGAAGATGACCTGAATGCTCGTTTCATTCAGCTTGAAGATTGCAAGCACCTGTTCGAGGCTACAGGAATGGATCAGTATATGAATCTTGACGAAAACCAAGGCGCTGAACTGGATCAAAGGGCGATCCGACTCAAGGATTGTCCGAGGTGTCGCACTCCCATTCGTAGAAATCTTCGGTATGGCACTCACATCAACCGCAGCCTGGCAGCCATTGAGATGGTCAAGGAGAAGATCAATGGTCCGCCGGATGAGATCAAGGAAAAGCAGGAAGTCCTTAGCTTGCAACTGCGTAGGAAGGGGAATTTAAAGAAGCATCTTCCTGACAATTTTGACTTACTTAAAGAGAAGCTCAAAACCAATGACCTTTCACTCCAACAACTTTGGCATCTCGAGAACTTGATGACCTACCTGGAGAGTGTTGGGAAACTGAAAGCAATGCAAGAAGAACACATGTCTCCCCTTCTGGACAAAGTTTTGCCGTTCTCTAGGAAAGTTGAAGAAGTCTTGAAATTCCTCTTATATCCGACTCAGAGGTTTTCAGACCAGCAGATTGCAGATCTCGAACGTGAATTGAAGAGACTCTCCTACCTGGCTGAGCTCAACGTACGCTGTGGTATGTCAATGATCAGAAGTAGTGTTTATAGCACAGAGATACAGGAACTAAGAGAGATCCTGGAGGACACGTTGCCTTTCTCCGAGGGTCTAGAACGTAGAGTCAAGCAGATGTTTACGAACCTGGACACCAAACTGCCTCGCAGCGGTCTGGGTATAACTGATGAAGAGAGGAAGTTAATACTCAAAGCCATCGGTTTGAATAAAGGCCATTGGTACAAATGTCCCAATGGGCACGTGTATGCAATCGGTGAATGTGGGGGTGCAATGGAACAAAGCAAATGCCCTGAATGCGACGCTGCTATTGGCGGCACTAATCACAATCTCATTCAGGGAAATGCTGTGGCGACTGAGATGGATGGCGCAGAGCATGCTGCCTGGTCAGATGCTGCCAACTTGGCAAACTTTGACCTGCAAAACTTTGAAGAATGAAATTCTTAGATAATGTTGTCTTCTGTCTGCTGATAGGGTTTTAATCTGGTTTAACACCAATcatgaaatgctgtttttaatcaGGTAAGGCAGTATAGTTGCAGCAAGTTGTGATTTAACAGTTAGCAAGAGCTTTCAAAATGCACGTTTACCACGGGTGTAGTCAGGGTTTAAAAGATTAGTGAGGACTGGGTGGGAATTGTGCTGTAATAACCCCACATACAACTCATTATATACACTTAATACTTTAAAAGAGACCGATATgtagatgtttgtgaaagatgttttctctgttttagaGGAATGATGcacaattgttgttttattgcGCACAACTAGTCTATCTCTTGAAGAAATGCTTCTCCCACTTGAATTTTTGATCCTTGATCAATTCTGTAATTTTAGCTTCCTAGCAAATTTCCATTAACATAAAATATCGACAAACATGTAGATTATACTTGATTTGCTCAAGTCAGATTAAAAATTGGTGACTTGAGAGTCAAAATTGTTGCTACTGCCTGCTAAATGAACAATATCTGCATCTTGTTTACTCCTCAAAGCCTCTTTTTTTGCTCCCATTTCATGCTTGGTGTGTGGAACCTAGTTAGCAATGCTCTGCACACTTCAGTTCATTAGCTTTTAAAAACATTCTGGAATTATAACAACAGTGATAAAATAGGCACTTTGTGGTTGTTTGTATAACATATAGCATTTATTATGGAAATCAGTCTCATAAAATAGCTATATAGTTGTGGTCCTGAATGCTGGATCCTGATTGGTCAATATGGCTAATGTACTTAAATGTGCTTCATCTAGATCTGTTAACATACAAAGTGAAATTACTAGCCATTAACAACTTGTTATTAACTGTATATGCTCACAGAAAATATAGCACttaataaaatcatgttttaatgaaaatgtgtgtCATTCATGTTTTAAGATGGTAACTTTCATAAAAGCAACTTGGCCTTTTTAGCTAATGCTTTTGGTTTGAAGTATATACTAAAGCTCATCACTGGCTTGATTTCACTTGGTGGCAGCAGTGTAACATCAACAACTCTCAGCAGTATACATGTGTGCTTTCCATAACCCAAGTTGTGCTTTCTCTCATGTACGTTCAGACTCTGACCTGCATCAAGAAACACACTGGTCTCTGTCAACTTCAGCAGGTTTATTCTCTGCTGATATCTGCCTAATAATAAAGCATTACCTGAGCTCTTAGCCTAAATCACAGAGTGAGTCCAGAGGCTAGGCTGGGACGGCTTCCATTTAGGCTTCCCAGCAGCTTACATCAGTTCATTATGTGATGAATGTCGTCCTGTCATAACATAAACCTGAATGCAAAGTCGGCACTTTCTGCACAGGAACACAGGGGTGGGGTGGAGAAGCATCAACAACGACAAAAACTGTTGTGTCAGGATGCGAAGGAAAAGCAAGCAGGAGTTTAAGCATATTTCTGAGGGACAGTATTTACAGCCGGTGATTTTATAGGCCGGAAAAAGCAAGTGAAGCAAAATGCAAcaatttcttgtctttttttttgcattagtttAATGCATCATGGGTGTCTAAGAACATCCCTTAATTGTGGTAAAAATCTATCTTCTAGTGCTTTATTGCTTTTGTGCAATGGCACGAGCAGCTATACAATAAAAGACAGcaattttttataaatcattgaGCGATGATGACAAAAGTTGTTTTgctaattaatttaattgatttatttagctGTACAGTATTTACTGTTGCCACAGATCAACACAGCATTTTGGCAGCTTTATGCATAATTGGCGTGAAGTGACAGTTTCCAGGAGTCAGTTTTTCAATGGCTTCACACTCATCTGCTCATTATGGATGTGACTGTTTGAATTCAAGGACAGATTAGCACAGGACCCTAGTCGGATGCATGATTGGGGGAGGGATCGAGTATCTATGCATGATAGTTCGTCAGAATTAATCATTGTGTTTAATGGAGAGGATCGAAGTGACACATAGAGATAAGCACATGCTACTGTAACTCCTGCTGTCCAACCCGAGGACTAATGGAATTAGGGTTCAAGTACCACAGTATGCATATGGAGAAAAGCATGTTACAACACCATAGAAAAAAGTAGGGTTTTGGTTGAATTTGGGACATATTGAATATGATTGGAGGTGCTCataacaaaaaatatcattgtaCTATGAAGTTTTATTGAAATGTAGTTattaaccattataaaataaataaattaattaaaattcatatttttaattatgcaaaaaattaacattttacatttatacattatctGCATCAAACACTTGACAGTGGAATTGCTAGTTTGCCACAATTTATTTGCTTGTGATACAGAAATGTTtatgtaatattacaaaataagttattttgttgattatatattgtttattatattatctgAGTAAAACAAAAAAGCTGGAAAACCCTAGTATATATGGTTATCATTCAATCCCAATGTATATTGATGATATACCATATGTATACAAGTTCTATATTGATTAGCTCAATTGAGAATTGGAAGAGAAATGcttgagttattattattttattattttatgcagaTTTTGCTGTCTTAGAAAATCTTAGCACACTTTGAGACATTTTTGAgatttcttctgagaaacatcGGATATGCTTAAAATTTTAAGGCCTGAAGTCtcgtttttttctccatttaaccTCATTGCTTTCTAAGAGACACTACTGGATAAAAATAGCTCTCATATGCAATCTGTGATTCTCTGGGAAGCAGTGGTTTATCTGTTCAATGAGTGCAAATTGTTCTCTCTTTTAGCATCAGTAGATGTGCATGTCATTATGATATCTGTGGCTGTTTTCCGCATTGCATTTATCAAACCCGCCTGGCTGGAACAAACTGATTAAAATTTCATTGGGCCCTGTGGTGACCAGCTATAAGCTTTCATGAAATAATGTGCATGTGTAGTGTAAATGTGAAGTTACAACTTATCCACTCTTGACTTGTTCTGTATGTGTGCTCGACCGGCTCATTTCAACAGTGCGGCTGCTTTAATTAATGTTGGATTATGCGTCCTTTGAACAGTCACAAATTCATGTTCAAAAGAAGGTTTGTCATGTTACGAGGTGTAATTGTAAGTGGAGTCTTGGAGTGT
This genomic stretch from Carassius gibelio isolate Cgi1373 ecotype wild population from Czech Republic chromosome B6, carGib1.2-hapl.c, whole genome shotgun sequence harbors:
- the znfx1 gene encoding NFX1-type zinc finger-containing protein 1, translating into MVNPSGGGGQHRGRGGSSAPQRRDGSVPGRRQASRSPSQSRGGGEGGRGGGRGRGGGEGRGRGHQQASGSTNSQRERRPVEKVQGGGGDGRGQGQRRRDNQHHHQEKPSGNNTHRPVIRGGLTNSSLHSRGFGRPVQGLMYQHYVNYLLPAPCHPENTVHQQASGSTTDGRVGPQGEEPQRGRVEAQRGRGGNGRGRGRGRDGTPEVRKLGYKTLESLLEKDASEVAITLSSSTGLKNLLDDNMMRSDLVQLVCQVLCKAFESRIDRKIVLHLAGIVKDSPFFQYGLPYHVNGMMSDNVQARRQQYPQHLSNIISLLSEVVNMFPHSSIQSVSMLVALLKRTVNQLRASGVDILHNTDEDLEKVQGLVDHLQEKSREGTLRSDNYSFLAPDEDAPPGEEDFRTMSIYPTIEEFHLDQKPFLRPNIMSQSFPNARIYLDTHFRLLREDFVRPLRDGVRELLRVQHSETVDGIPMKKRRFDDIRVYHDTRLILPLCTSTGIAYKVQFNSRLLEFVRWENSKRLLYGSLVCLSMDNFETFLFATVTDRDPKLLKQGQVHLCFSSDSRARLASVQPSDSFLMVETTAYFEAYRYVLEGLKEQNENDVPFQRYIVECNTDVDPPAYLQVEGRSYDLSSIMAEGKEKIPPFNPLTPHAWPDEEKMGLDESQLQALKLALTNELAIIQGPPGTGKTYVGLKIARALLENHEAWSNGCPMLVVCYTNHALDQFLEGIHGFLKEGIVRVGGRSNSETLKPFGLRELTRASNFRKNLPQHLRRAHHDIYTQMEASQELLRRQSVQLECSLRGVLKEDFLEKYISPQHWESLCLQPVLDGFESVGKKKPSMIAEWLGIGFSGFLQGPQPTDGPEVADEDGAQLEDEKLIDIDEEADLIQAERIVVDAEDRDKDWKKLRREEKNIADMAELMLAMNLNDAEPQEPAQTQDQAQVQNQAQNQTEEEEWEIQGHQKRKMKHMAKKELRKTSAMSEEEETQISNVWILSLKDRWRLYRLWVLRYRSDLRTKALASEQDYQDAAERLNEIRRREDLCVLQQALVVGMTTTGAAKYRQALQELQPRLVIVEEAAEVLEAHTITTLSKACQHLILIGDHQQLRPSATVYDLAKNFNLEVSMFERLVRVNFPFVRLNYQHRMRPSIARLLTPHIYETLENHPSVLEYDNVKGLLTNLFFVDHGHYEQEIKDGRSHQNPHEAQFVVALCRYLLLQGYKPSQITILTTYTGQLYCLRNLMPSQKFAGVKVHVVDKYQGEENDIIILSLVRSNLQRKVGFLNISNRVCVALSRAKMGLYCIGNMEMLSSVKLWSNILHTLREQGQVGRALTLSCQNHPDKQILVSCSDDFKGAPEGGCDQPCDYRLDCGHVCTRMCHPYDAEHKKYKCTKDCPKVLCELGHRCTRRCHQECGKCQVRVDKIIPSCKHNQKVPCHQDPETFVCQEPCQKTLPCGHPCKTACGVTCTTQCIVKVEMQLKCGHMQEEPCHISRDHKREPNCRSKCGTTLKCGHSCPGTCYGCCQGRLHKACTHKCQETLVCSHRCREPCVRDCPPCSVRCENRCVHSVCMKTCGQPCTPCNEPCEWQCPHHSCTKLCHEPCDRPPCSVPCNNTLPCGHLCIGLCGDPCPNKCRICDKDEVTEIFFGNEDDLNARFIQLEDCKHLFEATGMDQYMNLDENQGAELDQRAIRLKDCPRCRTPIRRNLRYGTHINRSLAAIEMVKEKINGPPDEIKEKQEVLSLQLRRKGNLKKHLPDNFDLLKEKLKTNDLSLQQLWHLENLMTYLESVGKLKAMQEEHMSPLLDKVLPFSRKVEEVLKFLLYPTQRFSDQQIADLERELKRLSYLAELNVRCGMSMIRSSVYSTEIQELREILEDTLPFSEGLERRVKQMFTNLDTKLPRSGLGITDEERKLILKAIGLNKGHWYKCPNGHVYAIGECGGAMEQSKCPECDAAIGGTNHNLIQGNAVATEMDGAEHAAWSDAANLANFDLQNFEE